In Halobaculum magnesiiphilum, the following proteins share a genomic window:
- a CDS encoding SatD family protein — MTGTERTHVVLGDVIDSRGEPDREGLRERIEDALAAANDAHAEAIGARFAPIKGADEFGGTLEDPAAAYGVVRAIQERLHPTVARYVVVAGAVDVNPGATDVTAMDGPAFHRADEALSELNAEDGHFFLDTADDRVNGPVTAAGDLALAIREEWTERQTEIARAYRRRGTQTAVAEAFGVSTQAVSKTLAAASYDRVRRNEALIDRALGAEPED, encoded by the coding sequence GTGACCGGGACCGAACGGACCCACGTCGTCCTCGGCGACGTGATCGACTCGCGAGGCGAGCCGGACCGGGAGGGACTGCGCGAACGGATCGAGGACGCGCTCGCCGCGGCCAACGACGCACACGCCGAGGCGATCGGCGCCCGTTTCGCGCCGATCAAGGGCGCCGACGAGTTCGGCGGGACGCTCGAGGATCCAGCGGCAGCCTACGGGGTCGTCCGGGCGATCCAGGAACGGCTCCATCCGACGGTCGCTCGATACGTCGTCGTCGCGGGGGCGGTCGACGTTAACCCCGGCGCGACCGACGTGACCGCGATGGACGGACCGGCGTTTCATCGGGCGGACGAGGCGCTGTCGGAGCTGAACGCGGAGGACGGCCACTTTTTCCTCGATACTGCCGACGATCGCGTGAACGGTCCCGTGACGGCGGCGGGCGATCTCGCGCTGGCAATCCGCGAGGAGTGGACCGAACGCCAGACCGAGATCGCACGCGCCTACCGTCGCCGGGGCACTCAGACGGCCGTTGCGGAGGCGTTCGGGGTGAGTACCCAGGCGGTGTCGAAGACGCTCGCGGCCGCAAGCTACGACCGCGTCCGGCGTAACGAGGCACTGATCGACCGGGCGCTGGGTGCCGAACCGGAGGATTGA
- a CDS encoding ORC1-type DNA replication protein, translating to MAGDPEDGMLSWDESVFRDEHVFEIDYVPETFRHRESQLESLKYALRPAARGSRPLNTVVRGPPGTGKTTSVQKLFSELRAQTDVRTVRVNCQVDSTRYAVFSRIFEGIFDYEPPSSGISFKKLFGQIADRLVEDDEVLAVALDDVNYLFYENEASDALYSLLRAHEAHAGAKVGVICVSSDLSLSVIEELDSRVQSVFRPEEVFFPKYDVDEVVDILRERAKRGFHDGVLGATELDRVAELTAESGDLRVGIDLLRRAGLNAEMRASRTISVEDVEEAYEKSKYVHLSRSLRGLSESETALVEVLAEHDGEQAGSVYEAFHERTDLGYTRYSEIVNKLDQLGLVETEYAEVEGRGRSRSISLAYDPEPVLERIEG from the coding sequence ATGGCCGGGGACCCCGAAGACGGGATGCTGTCGTGGGACGAGTCCGTCTTCCGGGACGAACACGTCTTCGAGATCGACTACGTCCCCGAGACGTTCCGCCACCGCGAGAGCCAACTGGAGTCGCTGAAGTACGCGCTCCGGCCGGCCGCGCGCGGCTCGCGCCCGCTCAACACCGTCGTCCGCGGGCCGCCGGGAACCGGGAAGACCACCTCGGTCCAGAAGCTGTTCTCGGAGCTTCGCGCGCAGACGGACGTGCGCACGGTCAGGGTGAACTGTCAGGTCGATTCGACCCGCTATGCGGTGTTCTCGCGCATCTTCGAGGGGATCTTCGACTACGAGCCGCCCTCCTCGGGCATCTCGTTCAAGAAGCTGTTCGGCCAGATCGCCGACCGACTCGTCGAGGACGACGAGGTGCTCGCGGTGGCGCTCGACGACGTGAACTACCTGTTCTACGAGAACGAGGCCTCCGACGCGCTGTACTCGCTGCTGCGGGCCCACGAGGCCCACGCCGGCGCGAAGGTCGGCGTGATCTGCGTCTCCTCGGACCTCTCGCTGTCGGTGATCGAGGAGCTGGACTCGCGCGTGCAGTCGGTGTTCCGCCCCGAGGAGGTGTTCTTCCCGAAGTACGACGTGGACGAGGTGGTCGACATCCTCCGCGAGCGCGCGAAGCGCGGCTTCCACGACGGCGTCCTCGGCGCCACGGAACTCGACCGTGTGGCGGAGCTGACCGCCGAGTCGGGCGACCTCCGGGTCGGCATCGACCTGCTCCGCCGGGCGGGGCTCAACGCCGAGATGCGCGCCTCCAGAACGATCAGCGTCGAGGACGTGGAGGAGGCGTACGAGAAGTCGAAGTACGTCCACCTCTCGCGTAGCCTTCGGGGCCTCTCGGAGTCGGAGACGGCGCTCGTCGAGGTGCTCGCGGAGCACGACGGCGAGCAGGCCGGCTCCGTGTACGAGGCGTTCCACGAACGGACCGACCTCGGCTACACCCGGTACTCGGAGATCGTCAACAAGCTCGACCAGCTCGGACTCGTGGAGACGGAGTACGCCGAGGTCGAGGGGCGCGGGCGGTCGCGGTCGATCTCGCTGGCGTACGACCCCGAGCCGGTGCTGGAGCGGATCGAAGGGTAG
- the eif1A gene encoding translation initiation factor eIF-1A, with protein MSDGDGSGRKNLRMPDDDEVFAEVTEMLGANRVKVRCNDGVERTARIPGRMQKRTWIREGDLVLVSPWDWQDEKADIEHRYESQDADQLREEGHIA; from the coding sequence ATGAGCGACGGCGACGGGTCCGGACGCAAGAACCTCAGAATGCCGGACGACGACGAGGTGTTCGCCGAGGTGACCGAGATGCTCGGCGCCAACCGCGTGAAGGTCCGGTGCAACGACGGCGTCGAACGCACCGCGCGGATCCCCGGACGGATGCAGAAACGGACCTGGATCCGCGAGGGCGACCTCGTCCTCGTGAGTCCGTGGGACTGGCAGGACGAGAAGGCCGACATCGAACACCGCTACGAGAGCCAGGACGCCGACCAGCTTCGCGAGGAAGGCCACATCGCCTGA
- a CDS encoding MutS-related protein → MEFTSVPGVGEKTADALADLDGAEAALRRGDVATLARARGLTEGRAAAIARGAIQERHDDPGGWLATDRAREVYEDALGLLQERAVTDYAEKRLRTIYPSATPSRIQEVREWAADAVERDPDGAVLDALEDVEQPSEPRGLRVRERALATADAERYAAVKDAFPELSVEVVEDARDLAELARSYATVVALDEEFAGVDVDGDVRVITDPENHPEEVVPERLLAFFAENRAELLAALDVHEAAGIEPALDPEALRDALSRLDDDGTVRGDEELTRLANAVDDLDAAVSTAESVANDHLREAIREQDVTIEGTDFLSLVEQGARVDSLLSRELADEYDAAIRKAREHLADALRLDESEAEFTERIFAGDPTFPTEHNEEPLNRLRTELKTARDRRAARLKSDLATDLAALREPADDLVADALELDVELAVARFARDFDCVVAEIDDEGTGFDIEGGRSPLLDVPFAEAEPVDYAVSGVTLLSGVNSGGKTSTLDLVALIVTLAHMGLPVPADSARVGRVSELHYYAKSQGTLDAGAFESTLRDFGDLVAGAEGRLVLVDELESITEPGASAKIIAGILEALDEQGATGVFVSHLARQIREAAAVDVAVDGIEAVGLEDGELVVNRSPRKDHLARSTPELIVEKLAREAGDDTAGGSGSGSGGDPAFYEGLLEKF, encoded by the coding sequence ATGGAGTTCACGTCGGTCCCCGGCGTCGGCGAGAAGACCGCCGACGCCCTCGCGGATCTGGACGGCGCGGAGGCCGCGCTGCGCCGCGGCGACGTGGCGACGCTCGCCCGGGCCCGCGGGCTCACCGAGGGCCGGGCGGCCGCCATCGCCCGCGGCGCCATCCAGGAACGCCACGACGACCCCGGCGGCTGGCTGGCGACCGACCGCGCACGCGAGGTGTACGAGGACGCCCTCGGCCTCCTGCAGGAGCGCGCCGTCACCGACTACGCCGAGAAGCGCCTTCGGACGATATACCCCTCCGCGACCCCCTCGCGCATCCAGGAGGTGCGCGAGTGGGCCGCCGACGCGGTCGAGCGCGACCCCGACGGGGCGGTTCTCGACGCGCTGGAGGACGTAGAACAGCCGAGTGAACCCCGTGGCCTTCGGGTGCGCGAGCGGGCGCTCGCGACCGCCGACGCCGAGCGCTACGCGGCCGTGAAGGACGCGTTCCCAGAGCTCTCGGTCGAGGTCGTCGAGGACGCCCGCGATCTGGCCGAGCTCGCGCGGTCGTACGCCACCGTCGTCGCGCTCGACGAGGAGTTCGCCGGCGTCGACGTCGACGGCGACGTGCGCGTCATCACCGACCCGGAGAACCACCCGGAGGAGGTCGTTCCCGAGCGCCTGCTGGCGTTCTTCGCGGAGAACCGCGCCGAGTTGCTGGCGGCGCTCGACGTGCACGAGGCCGCCGGCATCGAGCCCGCCCTCGACCCCGAGGCGCTCCGGGACGCGCTCTCGCGGCTCGACGACGACGGCACCGTCCGCGGCGACGAGGAGCTGACTCGGCTCGCGAACGCCGTCGACGACCTCGACGCCGCCGTCTCGACGGCCGAGTCGGTCGCCAACGACCACCTCCGCGAGGCCATCCGCGAGCAGGACGTGACCATCGAGGGAACCGACTTCCTCTCCTTAGTCGAGCAGGGCGCCCGCGTCGACAGCCTCCTCTCGCGGGAGCTGGCCGACGAGTACGACGCCGCGATCCGGAAGGCCCGCGAGCACCTCGCCGACGCGCTCCGACTGGACGAGAGCGAGGCGGAGTTCACCGAGCGGATCTTCGCGGGCGACCCGACCTTCCCGACCGAGCACAACGAGGAGCCGCTGAACCGCCTGCGCACCGAGCTGAAGACCGCCCGCGACCGGCGGGCGGCCAGGCTCAAGTCCGACCTCGCGACGGATCTGGCCGCGCTGCGCGAGCCCGCCGACGACCTCGTCGCCGACGCGCTCGAACTCGACGTGGAGCTCGCGGTCGCCCGGTTCGCCCGCGACTTCGACTGCGTCGTCGCCGAGATCGACGACGAGGGGACCGGCTTCGACATCGAGGGCGGGCGTTCCCCGCTGCTGGACGTGCCGTTCGCGGAGGCCGAGCCCGTCGACTACGCCGTTTCGGGCGTAACGCTGCTGTCGGGGGTGAACTCCGGCGGGAAGACCTCGACGCTGGATCTCGTCGCGTTGATCGTCACCCTCGCGCACATGGGGCTGCCCGTCCCCGCGGATTCGGCGCGCGTCGGGCGCGTCTCGGAGCTGCACTACTACGCGAAGTCGCAGGGAACGCTCGACGCCGGCGCGTTCGAGTCGACGCTGCGCGACTTCGGCGACCTCGTCGCCGGCGCGGAGGGGCGGCTCGTCCTCGTCGACGAGCTGGAGTCGATCACCGAGCCCGGCGCCTCCGCGAAGATCATCGCCGGCATCCTCGAGGCCCTCGACGAGCAGGGCGCCACCGGCGTGTTCGTCTCCCACCTCGCGCGCCAGATCCGCGAGGCCGCCGCCGTCGACGTGGCCGTCGACGGGATCGAGGCCGTGGGGCTGGAGGACGGCGAGCTGGTGGTGAACCGCTCGCCCCGGAAGGACCACCTCGCGCGGTCGACGCCCGAGCTGATCGTCGAGAAGCTGGCGCGGGAAGCCGGCGACGACACGGCCGGCGGATCCGGGTCCGGTTCGGGCGGCGACCCCGCGTTCTACGAGGGGCTGCTGGAGAAGTTCTGA
- the larE gene encoding ATP-dependent sacrificial sulfur transferase LarE, which translates to MDDDVAAKAAAARELLAERDGALVAFSGGVDSSVVAALARDALGDDAVACTAKSETLPAEELDDATRVADDIGIDHAIVEFSELDDPNFVANDDDRCYHCRTMRLSRMYEAATERGIGTVCDGTNASDPGEGHRPGLQAVEELDVVSPLLRAGITKAEVRQIADHYGLDVADKPSMACLSSRIPTGLEVTEERLTRIEKAERLLRTWGFSQFRVRDHDGLARIEVGADELESALNADFVAAARDHMLDLGFDHVTLDLQGYETGSVSPANDAEEADGEGEKAVNRDGDPVVEDVFARDYPTS; encoded by the coding sequence ATGGACGACGACGTGGCGGCGAAGGCGGCGGCCGCGCGCGAGCTACTCGCCGAGCGCGACGGCGCCCTCGTCGCCTTCTCGGGGGGCGTGGACTCGTCGGTCGTCGCGGCGCTCGCGCGCGACGCGCTCGGCGACGACGCGGTCGCCTGCACCGCGAAAAGCGAGACGCTGCCGGCCGAGGAGTTGGACGACGCGACGCGCGTCGCCGACGACATCGGTATCGACCACGCGATCGTGGAGTTCTCCGAGCTGGACGACCCGAACTTCGTCGCCAACGACGACGACCGGTGTTACCACTGCCGGACGATGCGCCTCTCGCGGATGTACGAGGCGGCCACGGAGCGCGGCATCGGCACCGTCTGCGACGGAACGAACGCCTCCGATCCCGGCGAGGGGCACCGGCCGGGGCTCCAGGCCGTCGAGGAACTCGACGTGGTGTCCCCCCTGCTGCGGGCCGGCATCACGAAGGCGGAGGTCCGCCAGATCGCCGACCACTACGGCCTCGACGTGGCCGACAAGCCCTCGATGGCGTGCCTCTCCTCGCGCATCCCGACCGGGCTGGAGGTGACCGAGGAGCGTCTCACCCGCATCGAGAAGGCCGAGCGCCTGCTGCGCACGTGGGGGTTCTCGCAGTTCCGCGTCCGCGACCACGACGGTCTCGCGCGCATCGAGGTCGGCGCCGACGAGCTGGAGTCGGCGCTGAACGCCGACTTCGTCGCGGCCGCCCGCGACCACATGCTCGATCTCGGCTTCGACCACGTCACGCTCGACCTCCAGGGGTACGAGACCGGGAGTGTCAGCCCCGCGAACGACGCCGAGGAGGCCGATGGCGAGGGGGAGAAAGCCGTGAACCGCGACGGCGACCCCGTCGTCGAGGACGTGTTCGCGCGCGACTACCCGACCTCGTAG
- a CDS encoding response regulator transcription factor, with protein sequence MTEDIDDTEGEDGSTRTGRPHVLVVDDEADVRELYADQLAAEYTVSTAASGSEALDVLDDSVDVVLLDRRMPGLHGDDTLERIRASGADVRVAAVSGVAVGVDVVGLPVDAYLEKPVDPADLRDAVDRLVRVARYGDRVRQYFAVMHKRAALEGSGVAPTDGEYGELARRREALEAGFDDLHARLDHEDYELLFRDLGDGGHDSPADLYA encoded by the coding sequence ATGACGGAAGACATCGACGACACCGAGGGTGAGGACGGTTCGACCCGGACGGGCCGTCCCCACGTGCTCGTCGTCGACGACGAGGCCGACGTGCGCGAGTTGTACGCGGATCAGCTCGCCGCCGAGTACACGGTGTCGACGGCTGCATCGGGATCGGAGGCGCTCGACGTGCTCGACGACTCGGTCGACGTGGTCCTGTTGGACCGGCGGATGCCGGGGCTCCACGGCGACGATACGCTCGAACGGATCCGCGCGTCCGGGGCCGACGTGCGCGTCGCGGCCGTCTCCGGCGTCGCCGTCGGCGTCGACGTGGTCGGCCTCCCGGTCGACGCGTACCTCGAGAAGCCGGTCGACCCCGCGGACCTCCGGGACGCGGTCGACCGCCTGGTTCGGGTCGCCCGGTACGGCGACCGCGTCCGCCAGTACTTCGCGGTGATGCACAAGCGGGCCGCCCTGGAGGGGTCGGGCGTCGCGCCGACCGACGGCGAGTACGGCGAACTCGCCCGCCGTCGCGAGGCGCTGGAGGCGGGGTTCGACGACCTCCACGCGCGCCTCGACCACGAGGACTACGAACTCCTGTTTCGCGACCTCGGGGACGGCGGACACGACTCCCCCGCCGATCTGTACGCCTGA
- a CDS encoding DUF7470 family protein: protein MIDKLGTAGVAGAVLLLAGLALVAWTAPIVAVGLAMVLAGTGLVVKGLTTSLMRQFGFA from the coding sequence ATGATCGACAAACTCGGCACCGCCGGCGTCGCCGGCGCGGTGCTGCTGCTCGCCGGTCTCGCGCTCGTCGCGTGGACGGCGCCGATCGTCGCGGTCGGCCTCGCGATGGTGCTGGCCGGCACCGGCCTCGTGGTGAAGGGACTCACGACCAGCCTGATGCGACAGTTCGGGTTCGCGTAG
- a CDS encoding Hsp20/alpha crystallin family protein gives MALPSSTASSWMQNLDLPSRVLGEGGFGGTDYELYEEDDEFVLTIDMPGFDREEIDLTWEEGVLNVAAEHTDEERGRKKTYHRRFRFPREVDEDEIGARYENGVLEVTLPAVVGAKPTGTPIPIEG, from the coding sequence ATGGCACTCCCGAGCAGCACGGCGAGTTCCTGGATGCAGAACCTCGATCTGCCGTCCCGCGTCCTCGGCGAGGGCGGCTTCGGTGGCACCGACTACGAACTGTACGAGGAGGACGACGAGTTCGTCCTCACGATCGACATGCCCGGCTTCGACCGGGAGGAGATCGATCTCACGTGGGAGGAGGGCGTCCTCAACGTCGCGGCCGAGCACACCGACGAGGAGCGCGGCCGCAAGAAGACGTACCACCGACGCTTCCGCTTCCCGCGCGAGGTCGACGAGGACGAGATCGGCGCCCGCTACGAGAACGGCGTCCTCGAGGTAACCCTCCCGGCCGTCGTCGGCGCGAAGCCGACCGGCACGCCGATCCCCATCGAAGGATAG
- a CDS encoding tyrosine--tRNA ligase, giving the protein MDAYELITRNATEVVTDEEVRALADDPDGKRVYVGYEPSGVLHIGHMLTANKLIDLQEAGFEVVVLLADVHAYLNDKGTFAEIRETAERMRDQFLAYGLDAESTEFVYGSEFQLDEEYVLDTHELEVSTTLNRARRAMAEIQGGDTAKVSHLVYPLMQALDIVYLDLDLAVGGLDQRKVHMLHREQIPTMDGESDHAYEARPCLHTPILADLDTGVGKMSSSSGTTISMEDSEADIAEKINGAFCPPTRDPEPDDEGNERENPVLEIFEYSVFPRFDTVVVERPEEYGGDLEYDDYESLAADLESGELHPADAKGALADYLNELIAPGREVLRELDA; this is encoded by the coding sequence ATGGACGCCTACGAGCTGATCACCCGGAACGCGACCGAGGTGGTCACCGACGAGGAGGTACGCGCGCTAGCCGACGACCCGGATGGCAAGCGAGTGTACGTCGGGTACGAGCCGTCGGGCGTCCTCCACATCGGCCACATGCTGACGGCGAACAAGCTGATCGACCTGCAGGAGGCGGGCTTCGAGGTCGTCGTCCTGCTGGCGGACGTGCACGCCTACCTCAACGACAAGGGGACGTTCGCCGAGATCCGCGAGACGGCCGAGCGCATGCGCGACCAGTTCCTCGCGTACGGACTCGACGCCGAGTCGACGGAGTTCGTCTACGGCTCGGAGTTCCAGCTCGACGAGGAGTACGTCCTCGACACCCACGAGCTGGAGGTGTCGACGACGCTCAATCGCGCCCGGCGCGCGATGGCCGAGATCCAGGGCGGCGACACCGCGAAGGTGAGCCACCTGGTGTACCCGCTGATGCAGGCGCTGGACATCGTCTACCTCGATCTCGACCTGGCCGTCGGCGGCCTCGACCAGCGGAAGGTCCACATGCTCCACCGCGAACAGATCCCGACGATGGACGGCGAGAGCGACCACGCCTACGAGGCGCGGCCGTGTCTCCACACGCCGATCCTCGCCGACCTCGACACCGGCGTCGGCAAGATGTCCTCCTCGTCGGGCACCACCATCTCGATGGAGGACTCCGAGGCGGACATCGCCGAGAAGATCAACGGCGCGTTCTGCCCGCCGACGCGCGACCCCGAGCCGGACGACGAGGGCAACGAGCGCGAGAACCCGGTGCTCGAGATCTTCGAGTACTCCGTGTTCCCGCGGTTCGACACGGTCGTCGTCGAGCGACCCGAGGAGTACGGCGGCGACCTGGAGTACGACGACTACGAGTCGCTGGCGGCGGACCTGGAGTCGGGCGAGCTTCACCCCGCGGACGCGAAGGGCGCGCTCGCGGACTACCTGAACGAGCTGATCGCGCCCGGCCGCGAGGTACTACGGGAGCTGGACGCCTAA